Proteins encoded in a region of the Perca fluviatilis chromosome 6, GENO_Pfluv_1.0, whole genome shotgun sequence genome:
- the wsb2 gene encoding WD repeat and SOCS box-containing protein 2: MCSTGTKAELQQTLSEPALVLELKTRRPPSLEGRAGCETWSVDFSPDGAWFAWSMGHGIVWVVAWPLDSEDSQNGETDRGDKSFSCGHPVWGLAFGPRPPKSAAAPRPAKTSSKWNKSLLLATGLENGVIKIWNVLTGDAVFDLHGHEGVVRDLVFPQNGTLTLISSSRDKTLRIWDLAQKGKKVQVLSGHKDWISCCCVSSDCSMIASVGRFDRMVCLWSLRSYTFIRNLSGGTHKTLYLLSSCDFSPDGAVLATAAFSGSSWWIDLWDPYTAEKLATLLDYAEDYRQKQISAIQFSPNGLHLAMVTDDRALRIWEPGQKGMVMQTKVDRDSNGLCCNYHPRGGVVATGTRDGHVRFWRAPRTVPSLCHLCRSILRHSVSTHQMEPLPLPKRILEYLTYRNIPDRLATCCSSDEEEWLK, encoded by the exons ATGTGCTCCACGGGAACCAAAGCGGAGCTGCAACAGACAT TGTCCGAGCCAGCTCTTGTCCTGGAGCTGAAGACCAGGCGTCCTCCGTCCTTGGAGGGCCGGGCGGGATGTGAGACCTGGAGCGTGGACTTCTCCCCGGACGGAGCCTGGTTCGCCTGGTCGATGGGACACGGGATCGTCTGGGTGGTCGCCTGGCCTCTCGACTCCGA AGACAGTCAGAACGGAGAGACCGACCGAGGAGACAAGAGCTTCAGCTGTGGTCATCCAGTGTGGGGCCTCGCCTTCGGACCCAGACCTCCAAAATCAGCTGCAGCGCCCCGTCCAGCTAAAACATCATCAAAGTGGAACAAAAGCCTGCTTCTGGCCACAGGTTTGGAGAACGGCGTGATCAAAATCTGGAATGTGTTAACAG GTGATGCTGTATTTGATCTCCATGGACACGAAGGTGTTGTTAGGGACCTGGTCTTCCCTCAGAACGGGACGCTCACACTCATATCATCTTCTCGGGACAAGACATTGAGAATTTGGGACCTGGCTCAGAAAG GTAAAAAGGTGCAGGTGCTTTCTGGCCATAAAGACTGGatcagctgctgctgtgtgtcatcAGACTGCAGCATGATTGCGTCCGTCGGTAGATTTGACAGA ATGGTGTGTCTGTGGAGTCTGCGGTCATATACGTTCATCAGGAACCTGTCAGGAGGGACCCACAAGACCTTGTACCTCCTGTCTTCCTGTGACTTTTCTCCTGACGGGGCGGTGCTCGCCACCGCAGCCTTCAGTGGCTCCAGCTGGTGGATCGACCTCTGGGACCCGTACACTGCAGAGAAACTGGCCACTCTGCT TGATTATGCTGAAGACTACAGGCAAAAACAAATCTCAGCAATACAGTTCTCTCCCAACGGTTTGCACTTGGCGATGGTGACTGACGACAG ggctCTCCGGATCTGGGAGCCGGGACAGAAAGGCATGGTGATGCAGACGAAAGTGGACCGAGACTCTAATGGACTCTGCTGCAATTACCATCCTCGAGGGGGAGTGGTCGCCACAGG AACCCGAGACGGCCACGTGAGGTTCTGGAGGGCGCCCAGGACCGTGCCCAGCCTGTGCCACCTGTGTCGATCCATCCTGCGCCACTCGGTCTCCACACACCAGATGGAGCCGCTGCCCCTCCCTAAGAGGATTCTCGAGTACCTCACTTACAGAAACATCCCCGACCGCCTAGCGACCTGCTGCTCCTCAGATGAAGAGGAGTGGCTTAAATAG